A stretch of the Rhodohalobacter mucosus genome encodes the following:
- a CDS encoding alanine racemase yields MAYVKLYRSELRHNYEFLDGLFKQHGVKWGITTKLLCGNRAFLNEVIELGIGEVHDSRISNLRTIKEIDPDTLTIYIKPPPKDAVPDVVRYADISLNTELSTLHELSDEAVKQERVHKVIIMIEMGDLREGVMREDLIQFYEKVFRLPGIEVVGLGTNLNCLHGVMPDGDKLIQLALYKQIIELRFKKKIPLVSGGTTVTIPLLLRNQLPTGVNHFRVGEALFFGKNLFTDGVIEGMSDQVMELYSQIIEISEKPMVPTGDLGVNPQGKTTQIAEDDYGKTSYRAIIDIGVLDIQPDYLIPVDENIKIQDASSDMLILDVGTNENDYKVGDMIRFKLKYMGALGLMSSDYIEKRIEE; encoded by the coding sequence ATGGCTTACGTAAAACTTTATCGCAGCGAACTTCGTCACAATTACGAGTTTCTTGACGGGCTGTTCAAACAACATGGCGTGAAGTGGGGTATTACCACAAAACTGCTGTGCGGAAACCGTGCGTTTTTGAATGAGGTGATAGAACTCGGTATCGGTGAAGTACATGACTCCCGGATCAGTAACCTTCGTACCATCAAGGAGATCGATCCCGATACACTTACTATCTACATCAAACCTCCTCCGAAAGATGCCGTGCCGGATGTAGTACGGTACGCTGATATCAGTCTCAATACGGAGCTTTCCACGCTTCACGAGCTGTCTGATGAAGCTGTAAAACAGGAGCGGGTCCACAAGGTTATCATCATGATTGAAATGGGCGACCTGCGGGAGGGAGTGATGCGTGAGGATCTGATTCAATTCTATGAAAAGGTATTTCGTCTGCCCGGCATTGAAGTAGTAGGACTGGGAACCAACCTGAATTGTCTTCACGGAGTGATGCCGGATGGCGACAAGCTGATTCAGCTCGCTCTCTACAAGCAGATCATTGAACTGCGGTTTAAAAAGAAGATTCCGCTGGTTTCGGGGGGTACAACAGTTACCATTCCACTGCTTCTGCGCAATCAGCTTCCCACGGGCGTAAATCACTTTCGTGTGGGAGAGGCACTCTTTTTTGGGAAAAACCTGTTTACAGACGGCGTGATTGAAGGGATGAGTGACCAGGTTATGGAACTCTATTCACAGATTATTGAGATTTCGGAAAAGCCCATGGTCCCGACTGGCGACCTGGGGGTAAACCCACAGGGTAAAACAACACAAATTGCGGAGGACGACTATGGAAAAACGTCCTACCGGGCAATCATCGACATCGGTGTTCTCGACATTCAGCCCGATTATCTGATTCCCGTTGATGAAAACATAAAGATACAGGATGCCAGCTCAGATATGCTAATTCTGGATGTCGGGACGAATGAGAATGACTACAAGGTAGGCGATATGATCCGGTTCAAACTCAAGTATATGGGTGCACTCGGCCTGATGAGCTCAGACTACATTGAAAAGAGGATAGAAGAGTGA
- a CDS encoding GNAT family N-acetyltransferase, translating into MTISYTIIDSDKDGTPRFSRDRIADFLHEHLDQYGDAREAILKCIGYAYGDGPGQDGFVLVAHEGNEILGAVIINDTNMGDYIPEHILVYIAVHSKTRGQGVGKQLMKKVIEATGGDIALHVEPDNPARFLYEKFGFTNKYLEMRLHK; encoded by the coding sequence ATGACGATCTCTTATACAATCATTGATAGCGACAAAGATGGTACCCCACGCTTTTCCAGAGACCGGATTGCCGATTTTCTCCACGAACATCTGGACCAATACGGTGATGCCCGGGAAGCAATTTTAAAGTGTATCGGGTACGCCTATGGAGATGGCCCGGGACAGGATGGATTTGTTCTTGTTGCACATGAAGGCAATGAAATTCTGGGCGCTGTAATTATCAACGACACAAACATGGGAGACTACATCCCTGAACATATTCTGGTCTATATCGCCGTGCATTCCAAAACCCGCGGCCAGGGGGTAGGGAAACAATTGATGAAAAAGGTTATTGAAGCAACCGGAGGCGACATAGCGCTTCACGTTGAACCGGATAATCCGGCCAGGTTTCTTTACGAAAAATTCGGTTTCACAAACAAATATCTTGAAATGAGGCTGCATAAATAA
- a CDS encoding sodium:solute symporter family protein produces the protein MHPVDLTIFVAYIIGLLAFGYFFFRKNKSGDDYYVGGRSMKDYHVGLSVVATDVGGGFSIGLGGLGFVMGISGSWMLFTGLIGAWLAAVFLIPKVKRNKAFDNAYTFPQLFEYYYSPNVALVAAVISAIGYAGFTSSQMLAGAKLASGTFADLDQQTALYIMGAVAVIYTVMGGLKAVIYTDTVQWALLMFGLVFIGLPIAYLEIGGLDAIRATLPPEMLSLSNISWQDMVYWAVTIIPIWFVGMTLYQRIYACKDEQTAKRAWYLAGLFEWPVMAFLGVLLGLFARVAADQGMFEYLGAADISDTDPETGLPMLLRTVLPVGLMGIMMSAYFSAILSTADSCLMASSGNVVTDIIGRIKPFDPDSSRFVTISQVATLVIGVLALLLASAMTNVLNLMLDSYAFMVSGLFVPVIGALFWKRSTPAGAMTAMLAGGTTTIALRYSGVELPYELDPNVFGITASALSFAAVSLATGSGGKSKKDNL, from the coding sequence ATGCATCCCGTTGACCTGACCATTTTTGTTGCATACATCATCGGTCTGCTTGCGTTCGGCTACTTCTTCTTTCGGAAGAACAAAAGCGGCGACGATTACTATGTAGGCGGGCGGAGTATGAAAGACTACCATGTGGGACTCTCCGTTGTGGCTACAGACGTAGGCGGCGGTTTTTCCATCGGGCTGGGCGGACTCGGTTTTGTGATGGGTATTTCCGGTTCCTGGATGCTCTTTACGGGATTGATCGGAGCGTGGCTGGCAGCCGTTTTTCTGATTCCCAAGGTTAAGCGCAACAAGGCATTCGACAACGCCTACACCTTCCCGCAGCTTTTTGAATATTACTACAGCCCGAACGTGGCATTGGTGGCTGCCGTAATCTCCGCCATAGGATATGCCGGTTTCACAAGTTCTCAGATGCTTGCAGGTGCAAAACTTGCAAGCGGTACGTTTGCAGACCTGGACCAGCAGACTGCACTTTACATTATGGGTGCAGTGGCTGTGATTTACACGGTTATGGGCGGGCTTAAGGCCGTAATCTATACCGATACCGTTCAGTGGGCCCTTTTGATGTTCGGTCTGGTATTTATCGGATTACCCATAGCGTACCTTGAGATCGGGGGACTGGATGCGATCCGGGCTACACTTCCCCCTGAAATGCTCTCGCTGTCCAACATCTCCTGGCAGGATATGGTCTATTGGGCGGTGACTATTATTCCGATCTGGTTTGTGGGAATGACATTGTATCAGCGGATCTATGCATGCAAGGATGAACAGACAGCCAAGCGCGCCTGGTACCTGGCTGGTCTTTTTGAGTGGCCCGTGATGGCATTTCTCGGAGTATTGCTGGGACTTTTTGCACGCGTGGCCGCCGACCAGGGTATGTTTGAGTACCTTGGAGCTGCTGATATTTCCGATACAGATCCTGAAACCGGATTGCCAATGCTTCTCAGAACCGTTTTACCGGTAGGTTTGATGGGAATTATGATGTCTGCCTATTTCTCCGCTATCCTCTCAACTGCCGACAGCTGTTTGATGGCCTCATCCGGAAACGTTGTAACGGATATCATCGGCAGAATAAAACCGTTCGATCCGGATAGCAGCCGCTTTGTTACAATTTCACAGGTGGCCACGCTGGTGATCGGTGTTCTGGCGTTACTGCTTGCATCGGCCATGACCAACGTGCTGAACCTGATGCTCGACTCCTATGCTTTTATGGTTTCAGGACTCTTTGTGCCCGTTATCGGTGCACTATTCTGGAAAAGGAGCACCCCGGCAGGCGCAATGACTGCAATGCTTGCAGGAGGAACAACAACAATCGCTTTGCGATATTCGGGAGTGGAGTTACCTTATGAGTTGGATCCCAATGTTTTCGGAATTACTGCGTCTGCACTTTCGTTTGCTGCAGTCAGCCTGGCAACCGGATCAGGCGGTAAATCAAAGAAGGATAATTTATAA
- a CDS encoding mobile mystery protein B — MFDYPDGATPIDENEKEGLLIPYISTLEELNEWEQRNITDAYSWLDRTRRKDYLSEEFIRKLHEAMFGKVWVWAGEYRRTDKNIGVDWAQIPVHFRQLLGDVRYWIDYETYSPDEIAARFHHRMVQIHLFPNGNGRHARVMTDVLLQKVLDQEPFTWGSGNLIEKGDVRAAYIKALRSADVHNYQPLLDFVRS, encoded by the coding sequence ATGTTTGATTATCCGGATGGAGCAACGCCGATTGATGAGAATGAGAAGGAAGGGCTTCTCATTCCCTATATAAGTACTCTGGAAGAGCTTAATGAATGGGAGCAAAGGAATATTACCGATGCTTACAGTTGGCTGGATCGTACTCGCCGAAAAGATTATCTGAGTGAGGAATTTATTCGAAAACTTCATGAGGCGATGTTCGGAAAGGTATGGGTTTGGGCAGGAGAATATCGTCGGACGGATAAAAATATCGGTGTAGATTGGGCACAAATCCCAGTACATTTCAGACAACTGTTGGGTGATGTTCGCTACTGGATAGATTATGAAACTTACTCCCCGGATGAAATCGCAGCACGTTTTCATCACAGAATGGTTCAAATTCATTTGTTTCCAAATGGCAACGGCCGACATGCAAGAGTGATGACGGATGTACTGCTTCAGAAGGTGCTCGATCAGGAACCTTTCACCTGGGGATCAGGCAATTTGATTGAAAAAGGAGATGTTAGGGCAGCTTACATTAAGGCACTAAGGTCTGCCGATGTACATAATTATCAGCCCCTGCTGGATTTTGTTCGAAGCTAG
- a CDS encoding mobile mystery protein A: MNYWDKKLIRKQLDKKLKKLKPLLRMTMPSGGWINAIREGLGMTLEELGSRVDLDRARVYRIEQAEANGDVKLSTLKKMAEGLGVKFVYAFVPEQDLEEMVRQQALKIAKKRLNRIDHSMKLELQGISDDEHEEALKDLVDKILFEEPKNFWDQ; this comes from the coding sequence ATGAACTATTGGGATAAAAAGCTTATACGCAAACAGCTTGATAAGAAATTGAAGAAGCTTAAACCTCTTCTGAGAATGACAATGCCTTCAGGTGGATGGATAAATGCTATCCGAGAAGGATTGGGTATGACATTAGAAGAATTAGGTAGTCGTGTTGACCTTGACCGGGCAAGGGTTTACCGGATTGAGCAAGCTGAAGCCAATGGTGATGTAAAGCTCTCAACTTTAAAGAAAATGGCTGAGGGCTTAGGGGTGAAGTTTGTCTATGCTTTTGTGCCGGAACAAGACCTTGAGGAAATGGTGCGTCAACAGGCTTTGAAAATTGCCAAAAAACGATTGAATCGTATTGATCATTCAATGAAGTTGGAGCTTCAGGGAATCTCTGATGATGAGCATGAAGAAGCACTGAAAGATCTGGTGGATAAAATTCTTTTTGAAGAACCAAAAAACTTTTGGGATCAGTAG
- a CDS encoding GIY-YIG nuclease family protein gives MFTVYVLHSSKYDKIYIGHTSNLTERMKSHNELGTKGWTVKYRPWKLIHTEQYATKSEAIKREKQLKTSVGRRWIRANLLS, from the coding sequence ATGTTCACCGTTTACGTATTGCATTCATCCAAATATGACAAGATATACATTGGCCATACAAGTAATCTCACCGAGCGGATGAAATCTCACAATGAACTGGGGACTAAGGGTTGGACGGTGAAATATCGCCCATGGAAGTTAATTCATACCGAGCAGTACGCCACAAAGTCTGAAGCGATAAAGCGTGAGAAGCAGCTGAAAACGTCAGTAGGCCGTCGCTGGATTCGTGCCAATTTATTGAGTTAA
- the rocD gene encoding ornithine--oxo-acid transaminase, with protein MLSTKDAIALENQYGAHNYHPLPVVLARGEGVYVWDPEGNRYFDFLSAYSAVNQGHCHPHIIDALKQQSETLTLTSRAFYNNVLGEFEKLVCDTFGFENVLPMNTGAEGVETAIKICRKWAYEKKGVPENEAKIVVCSNNFHGRTTTIISFSDDSNARDHFGPYTPGFVKVPYNDLQKLNEALQDETVAGFLVEPIQGEAGVNVPDDDYLRKAAELCGRHNVLLIADEIQTGIARTGSMLAVCGNCTCEGACERRADTYVRPDLLILGKALAGGVYPVSAVLADKEIMDVIKPGQHGSTFGGNPLGVRVAIAALEVVRDENLIQNARKLGSIFRSEMKKLQSECSLVATVRGKGLLNAVEINDSPDSSTAWDLCVKLKENGLLAKPTHGNIIRFAPPLVMTKEQLMECISIIRKTFLEWG; from the coding sequence ATGCTATCCACAAAAGACGCCATTGCCCTTGAAAACCAGTACGGAGCCCATAATTATCACCCCCTTCCGGTCGTGCTGGCACGAGGTGAGGGAGTTTATGTCTGGGATCCGGAGGGAAACAGGTATTTTGATTTTCTGTCGGCCTACTCGGCTGTAAACCAGGGGCATTGCCACCCGCATATTATCGATGCGCTGAAGCAGCAGTCCGAAACCCTTACCCTCACCTCTCGTGCATTCTATAACAATGTTCTGGGTGAGTTTGAAAAACTGGTGTGCGACACATTCGGGTTTGAGAATGTACTGCCCATGAATACGGGAGCAGAGGGCGTTGAGACCGCTATCAAAATCTGCCGCAAATGGGCGTATGAAAAAAAAGGAGTACCGGAAAATGAGGCAAAAATCGTTGTGTGCAGCAACAACTTTCACGGGCGGACCACTACCATTATCTCTTTTTCGGATGATTCCAATGCAAGGGATCATTTCGGCCCGTATACGCCCGGCTTCGTCAAAGTGCCCTATAATGATCTTCAAAAGCTGAATGAGGCACTTCAGGATGAAACAGTTGCAGGTTTTCTGGTTGAACCGATCCAGGGAGAAGCGGGTGTGAATGTACCGGACGATGACTATCTCAGAAAAGCTGCAGAACTCTGTGGAAGGCACAATGTACTGTTGATAGCTGATGAAATCCAGACAGGCATAGCGCGTACGGGGAGCATGCTTGCGGTATGCGGCAACTGTACCTGCGAAGGTGCGTGTGAGCGCCGGGCCGATACCTATGTGCGTCCCGATCTGCTGATTCTCGGCAAAGCCCTGGCGGGTGGGGTGTATCCTGTATCTGCAGTTCTCGCCGACAAGGAGATCATGGATGTGATCAAACCGGGCCAGCACGGATCCACTTTCGGAGGAAATCCACTCGGTGTACGTGTCGCCATTGCGGCACTGGAAGTGGTACGCGACGAAAATCTGATTCAAAATGCACGCAAACTGGGATCAATTTTCCGTTCTGAAATGAAGAAACTTCAGTCTGAGTGCTCCCTTGTAGCTACCGTTCGGGGAAAAGGGCTGCTTAACGCCGTAGAGATCAATGACTCACCGGACAGCTCAACTGCCTGGGATCTCTGCGTGAAACTGAAGGAAAACGGGTTACTGGCCAAACCCACGCACGGCAATATTATCCGCTTCGCTCCTCCCCTTGTGATGACGAAAGAACAGCTAATGGAGTGTATTTCGATAATCAGGAAAACGTTTCTGGAATGGGGGTAG
- the lat gene encoding L-lysine 6-transaminase: protein MPHIVEPKNVRPILQKHILADGYEMVLDLHKSKGAYLHDSSSGRDYLDFFTFFASNPLGMNHDRLAGDPDFVHTLGQTAINKPSNSDVYTEEMAHFVETFSRVGIPDYMPYTFFVSGGALAVENALKVAFDWKVQKNFEKGYRTEKGHKVLHLDKAFHGRSGYTLTLTNTDPKKTRYFPKFDWPRIHNPAVQYPLTEENINKVALEEKQALAQARQYFETYKDDIACILLEPIQGEGGDNHFRMEFHKGLRELADEYDALLVHDEVQTGVGLTGKFWAHEHYVQPDILAFGKKAQVCGILASKRIDDIDTNCFHVSSRINSTWGGNLVDMVRFDRILEVIEEDNLVHHAAITGDYLLNAIKGLAEREEYISNARGKGLFCAIDLPDTHSRDAVVKECVKNGLMILGCGTKTVRFRPPLTVQKKHIDQGLDILAKSYKTALDKCPVASGG from the coding sequence ATGCCTCATATTGTAGAACCAAAAAATGTACGCCCTATCCTTCAAAAGCATATTCTGGCCGATGGATATGAAATGGTTCTCGACCTGCACAAAAGCAAAGGCGCTTACCTGCACGACTCCTCTTCGGGCAGAGACTATCTGGACTTCTTTACTTTTTTTGCTTCAAATCCATTGGGTATGAACCATGACAGGCTGGCGGGTGATCCTGACTTTGTACACACCCTTGGGCAAACAGCCATCAACAAGCCATCCAACTCAGATGTGTACACGGAAGAGATGGCTCATTTTGTGGAAACATTTTCACGAGTCGGCATTCCGGACTACATGCCCTACACGTTTTTTGTTTCAGGCGGGGCACTGGCCGTTGAAAATGCACTAAAAGTAGCGTTCGACTGGAAAGTTCAGAAGAATTTTGAAAAGGGATACCGAACTGAAAAAGGCCACAAGGTGCTACATCTTGACAAAGCATTTCACGGACGCAGCGGTTATACCCTTACACTAACCAACACGGATCCGAAAAAGACCCGGTATTTCCCAAAATTTGACTGGCCGCGCATTCACAATCCCGCCGTTCAATATCCTCTCACAGAGGAGAATATCAATAAAGTGGCCCTTGAGGAAAAACAGGCGCTGGCACAGGCCCGGCAATATTTTGAAACCTACAAAGACGATATTGCATGTATATTGCTTGAACCCATACAGGGCGAGGGCGGCGACAATCATTTCCGGATGGAATTTCATAAAGGCCTCCGGGAGCTGGCTGATGAATACGATGCGCTGCTCGTTCATGATGAAGTGCAGACCGGAGTGGGTCTTACCGGCAAATTCTGGGCACATGAACATTATGTGCAGCCCGATATACTGGCGTTCGGCAAAAAAGCCCAGGTATGCGGAATTCTTGCAAGCAAACGAATAGATGACATTGATACCAACTGTTTTCATGTTTCATCCCGTATTAACTCAACCTGGGGCGGCAATCTGGTCGACATGGTACGGTTCGACCGCATTCTTGAAGTGATTGAGGAGGACAATCTGGTTCACCACGCTGCAATAACCGGAGACTATTTACTGAACGCGATTAAGGGCCTGGCTGAGCGTGAAGAGTACATTAGCAATGCGAGAGGCAAAGGCTTGTTTTGCGCAATTGACCTGCCTGACACGCACTCCAGGGATGCTGTTGTGAAAGAGTGCGTCAAAAACGGCTTGATGATTCTGGGTTGCGGAACTAAAACCGTTCGCTTCAGGCCACCGTTAACTGTACAGAAAAAACACATTGACCAGGGGCTCGATATTTTGGCAAAGAGCTATAAAACAGCCCTGGACAAGTGCCCTGTAGCGTCAGGCGGATAG